ACATCAAAGGCTTCGGAAAAGTGGGTGTAGGCGTTCCGGCTGAGTACAGTGTGAAGCACCAGACCGATATCGATTACAAATATTATCTGCCAGTTATCGACGGGATGCGGGGAGCCGTAGCGCATGGTACTGTAACCCCATTGGCCAACATCGCAGGAATTGACTTATGCGGCAAAACAGGAACGGCTCAAAATGCCAAGTTTGGCCATAAATACGACCACTCGATCTTTATCGGCTTTGCGCCCATGAATGATCCTAAAATTGCCGTAGCTGTATTCGTAGAAAATGCTGGCTGGGGCGGAAAAGCCGCAGCCTCGGTAGCGGCCCTGGTGGCTGAACGATACCTGAAGCGTAAGACTGAAGCTACCGTTCTGGATGCCCAAGTGAAAGCTTCGAATTACATGCCACCCGCTCAGTTCCTTTTTGACGCCAAGAAGCCGGTAGCTCCAAAGAAGGACAAAGACACTACACAGAAACCATCAGTTCCGAAACCCATGATGACGGCTACCACACCAAAAGCCTTTACCGTAACCGGAGCGTCAGGAAATTAACCAGGTTACGGTTTTCAGCTTGCCGCAGTCGGTCGCGTCGTAAGTAATTACGTACGTTAGCCCATCGTAAACCGTATAACCATATACTGTAAACCGAATTAAACATTGGCTCGCCAAAACGACCCCTTTTCGCAAAATATTGACTGGCTTACGCTGCTGCTCTACCTGTGCCTCGTAACGCTGGGGTGGCTCAATGTGTATGCCGCTGTATACACTCCTGAGTTCCATACAAGCCCATTCGATATGTCGACCAATGCTGGGAAACAATTGATGTGGATTGGCACTACGGCGATTCTGATTATCTGCATTCTGGTCGTAAATCACACGTTTTTCGATACGTTTGCCTTTGTCTTTTACGGATTTATGATTCTGATGTTGATTCTGGTGCTTGTGGCCGGAAGCAATATCAACGGATCGCGCTCGTGGTTCAAGTTTGGCTCGTTTCAGATTCAGCCTGCTGAGTTTACCAAAGTGGCAACGGCTCTGGCTCTGGCAAAATACCTCGATGTGCCGGGAATCAACCTGAGCAAACAGAAGGACTTGCTCTATGTAGCGGGCATTATTATACTGCCTTGTTTGCTGATTATTGCCTCCAACGAAACGGGCTCAACGCTTGTGTTTGCCTCGTTTGCTATCATGCTGTATCGGGAGGGGCTGCCCAGTTGGATTCCGGCAGTTGGTTTAAGCGCCGTGGCTTTGTTTATCCTCGCACTCATCTTCCCCAAGCTCTATATTTTTATTGGAATTGGCGTATTGGCTGTATTGGTTATTCTGGTTATGCCACGTTATAACCGAACAATTGCTAACCTGCTGGCGATAGGTGTTGTCGGTATCGGGATGATGATTTTTGTGACGGGAGTTGATTTCTTTGTGAACAATGTGCTCCAGAAGCACCAGCGTAACCGGATCAAAGTATTGGTTGATCCTACCATAGACCCGCTGGGCGTAGGTTGGAACGTTACCCAGGCTAAAATTGCCATTGGTTCCGGACGGCTACAGGGGAAAGGATTTCTGGAAGGGACTCAAACCAAATTCGACTTCGTGCCCGAACAAAGTACCGATTTTATTTTCTGTACGATTGGGGAAGAACACGGGTTTATTGGGGCATTGGTTGTTATTTCTCTCTTTATTGCCCTGCTGACGCGTATCGTTATTCTGGCCGAAAAACAGCGGACCAAGTTTGCGCGGGTGTATGGCTACTGCGTAGCGGGTATCATCTTTTTTCACATAATGGTCAATATTGGTATGACCATCGGCCTTATGCCGGTTATTGGTATTCCCCTGCCTTTTTTCAGCTATGGAGGTTCATCTCTCTGGTCATTCTCTATATTGCTGTTCATTTTCCTCAAGCTCGACTCCCGTCGGGTTGCCTTCACCCGGAGGTAAACCGTTTACGAAATGACCTGTATTGATGGAAGGAGAAAAAGATTATATTTAGGTGCTTGATTTACAGTTGGTTGTAAGTCGGCTTCTGAGTATATTTCTTCTAAAATCTTCCTGCCTTCCATGGATTCAACAGCTACGCTTCCGATTAACGGAACTAACGATCATCAGGCGGCCATACGACCAGTGGCACTGACCGAACGCATCAAAACCATTGACATTGTACGGGGCGTGGCTCTGCTGGGTATTTTGCTGATGAATATCCCATTTTTTGGCCGCGCATTCCAGCTCGAAAGTGAACCATTACTCCGCCCAGGTAGCACCGACTATTCTGTCTTTGCCGTGGTTACTGTCCTGTTTGAAGGCAAAATGCGCGCCTTATTTTCCATGCTGTTCGGAGCAGGTATTCTTATTTTTACCAGCCGTAAAGAAGAAACGAACCTGGGAAGCTCCGCCGATTTCCTATACCGCCGGCTATTGTGGATGGTATTGTTTGGGGTTATCCACGAGTACATACTCATGTGGGTAGGCGACATTTTATTCGATTATGCCATTTGTGCTTTATTTCTGTTTCCTTTCCGCAAACTGACTCCGCGCCAGCTACTCCTTTGCTCGCTGATATGCCTGTCGATCAACATGATAAAGCGCGAACGTCAGCAGTTCGATTATCGCAGTAAATATGAGAAGTATCAGCAGGTAATGGTGCTGGAAAAAGCCCACAAAAAGCTGACCGACGAGCAGAAAAAAGACAAGGAAACCTGGGGGAAAATTGTCAAGGAATCGAAACCAGACATGAAAGAGGTGGCTGAATTCAATCAGAAGATGCGCTCGGGCTATGGTACCGTCTATAAAACGCTGGAGCCCGACAATATTCGCTTTCACTCGACCTATTTGTATCTTTACCTATGGGATAACCTATGTATGATGTTTCTAGGCATGGCCTTGTTCAAATTAGGTTTCTTCTCAAATAAACTGACCACACGAACGTACTGGTTAACTTTATTGGGGGGCTATGGCATTGGCTTTCCCCTAAGTGCCCTTGGGATGTTTCTGATGCAGCAGCGACTACTCGATCCAGTCCATTATACACAGCAATGGGCGTCGCCGGCTATAGGCTACGATTTGCAGCGGGGGCTTGCCGGGATTGGCCATGCGAGTTTACTGATACTGATTTATCGCTCAGGACTTGTTCCCTGGCTGATGAAGGCGCTGGCAAATGTAGGACAAATGGCTTTTAGTAATTACATCCTGCAAACCATCTGTTGCACCCTGTTTTTCAATGGGTATGGCCTGGGGTATTTCGGTAAGCTGGAGTATCACCAATTGTATTATGTAGTGGCTGTAGTTTGGGTGATTAACTTACTTTTCAGTGCTATCTGGTTGCAGTTTTATCGATTTGGCCCGCTCGAATGGGGCTGGCGCAGCCTGACATACTGGCAAAAACAACCTATTCGGAAATGAATAGTAGGCTGGCTGATGCGATTCGCTCGTGTGTATCAGCCAGCCTATTTACGCCTTACCTGAATAATTTTTGCTACTAATCAAGGCAATAGGCAATCCTACGCAGACCATTAGGATGCCCATACCAATGGTGACTTTCGATAGCTCAAAAGGAGCCATTTTGATTCGGCTTGCCGGGATAACTACCAGGTTCATAATGACCCAAACCGGGATACCATACAATAACCCCATGGCAGTTGGGCTGTCGATGAATCGGCGTAACAGTGGATAAATTGCGTAAAACAGAGAAGCGAACGAAAAGGCAATAAAAAAGTGGAACGCTAATCCCCAGAAAATCATGGGTGGTCCACCGGTCAATGCGTCTGGGCCGAAAGCACCACTGGCTACATATTTCCAGACAACCAATGGATCGTTACCACCCCGGGCCAGTACCATGATCATAGCGGCCAGTGCATCTAAAACACCGGCTACTACACCGGCCTGAAGAATAGTTCGGATAGGTTTGGGTCCGGTGTAGGGAGGGCTAGAATCGTGCATATCTAATTGGTTAAATAAGAGAGTTTAGGAATAGGATATAAAAATGGTAAGATAGAAGTTATTTTATAGATAAAAGAGTAGTACGATTTCGTCATAGAACGGGGATTGCTAAAATGGCTATGGTTAGTAAAGATTTTCTTTTAATAGCCTGTTGATTATTGATGATCTGTTTCTGTTCTGGATTCTGTTGACCTCGAAAATAGGTAATTAGTCAGACGCTGGTTTTATCCGTTATGTCAGGCTGAAGCCCGGTGAAGGATAAGACGCGTTTGTTTGCCGAAACGAGGATCGGCACTGTTCCAAAAGCTGGACCCATCTTTCCGTCGGTAGCTGAATTCAAGCGTGCAGGTTAGCTCGTCGTTATGCCAGCGGCCATTCTGCCCGAACAGAAGATAGAACGCCGGTCTGTCGAAATTGCGGCTGGTTTCTGTATGGAAGGTAAGCCTGATTTGATGATAATCCTCTTTGCCAACCGAACCGCTGATCTCATATTCTTCGCGGCCTAATCGGCTAACGACAATGGCCTGCCCGTTAAACGAACGCTTCGATGAGCCTGTCCGGCGACGTCCCTTTCGTCGGCCGTGAAAAGATACTGCCTTGCTCCAGCGTTTGTCATCTGGTTCAGGATCGAATATGGTAAGCTCAATGGTTTTGGTAATGTTATCAGGATCGACGTACTGGCCCTTCCAGTGTCCGACCAGCAAAGGACCAGACGTGCTGTAAGCCCAGGGGCGCTGATACCGATCAAAAAGCTTGCTGCCGTAGAACGAAAGAACGCCTAAGACCAATACAGCCAGGATGATCATGATCAGGCTGGACAGACAGCCCCTGGGCTTTTTCATCGTAATAAGGGCTAAATTCGTTGATAAACGATCGTCATACGTTGCGCTTTAGTGGGGTTAGGCATTTTAGGATTATCCGCATAGTTGAACGTCCATGTCATGGTATTGCCACTTATAGCGACGTCATAGGTAGACGGTGGAATATCTTTCATGGTTGTGGTTACCACAACTTTACGACCGCTCATGGTCCATTTGCCACTAGCATTCATCGATTCGATCGTTTTTTTTAAAGCGCCACAGGCATCTGGAACGTTGGTTTTCATAGTACCATCGTTACCGAAAGTGTACGTCATTTCTTTAGTGCAGGGCATGTTGGTCTCCATCATTTTGTTCATATCCGTAGACTTGCCGGAGCTTTCGACCAGTGTCATAGCGGTTCGTTTCCAGGTGCCGGTGATCGTATCGAAAGCGGGGCGAAAAGCAGCACTAAAAAGAGCAATCAGGGTTGTGAAAAAGAGTGAACGGTACATTCGAAACAGGTTTGTTGTTTAAGATGACTGCAAACTAAATTGCCGTTCAATACCGGACGCAAATCCTTGATTGAACGGCAATTCAGAAGAATACAATTGTTTAAAGGGCTAACTCACGCTCTGTGCTTCGACGACGGCAATAGCAACCATATTGACGATTTCCCGCTCCGACGAACCCAATTGCAGGACATAAACAGGTTTACGCATTCCAAGCAGAATGGGGCCAATCGCATCGAAACCAACAGAACGAGGCCCGGCGGCTTCGCGCATCAGGTTATAAGCAATATTTGCAGCCGATAAATTGGGGAAAATCAGGGTATTGGCCCCTTCATCGACCAGCTTACTGAGTGGGTAATTTTGCCGGAGCAGATCGACGTTGAAAGCCAGGTGCGCCTGCATCGCTCCATCCACAACCATGTCGGGGTGTTTGCGGTGAAGCATATCAGCCGCCAGTTGCATCTTATCGGCATCTTCGCCTTTGGCACTACCGAAATTGGCATAGGTAACCAGCGCAATACGAGGTTTGATGTTAAACCGCTCAACGGCTCGCGCTGTTAGTTCGGTAATTTCCACGATCTCTTCGGCAGTGGGGTTCATATTCACCGTTGTATCGGAGA
This window of the Spirosoma aerolatum genome carries:
- the rodA gene encoding rod shape-determining protein RodA, with amino-acid sequence MARQNDPFSQNIDWLTLLLYLCLVTLGWLNVYAAVYTPEFHTSPFDMSTNAGKQLMWIGTTAILIICILVVNHTFFDTFAFVFYGFMILMLILVLVAGSNINGSRSWFKFGSFQIQPAEFTKVATALALAKYLDVPGINLSKQKDLLYVAGIIILPCLLIIASNETGSTLVFASFAIMLYREGLPSWIPAVGLSAVALFILALIFPKLYIFIGIGVLAVLVILVMPRYNRTIANLLAIGVVGIGMMIFVTGVDFFVNNVLQKHQRNRIKVLVDPTIDPLGVGWNVTQAKIAIGSGRLQGKGFLEGTQTKFDFVPEQSTDFIFCTIGEEHGFIGALVVISLFIALLTRIVILAEKQRTKFARVYGYCVAGIIFFHIMVNIGMTIGLMPVIGIPLPFFSYGGSSLWSFSILLFIFLKLDSRRVAFTRR
- a CDS encoding DUF418 domain-containing protein, which translates into the protein MDSTATLPINGTNDHQAAIRPVALTERIKTIDIVRGVALLGILLMNIPFFGRAFQLESEPLLRPGSTDYSVFAVVTVLFEGKMRALFSMLFGAGILIFTSRKEETNLGSSADFLYRRLLWMVLFGVIHEYILMWVGDILFDYAICALFLFPFRKLTPRQLLLCSLICLSINMIKRERQQFDYRSKYEKYQQVMVLEKAHKKLTDEQKKDKETWGKIVKESKPDMKEVAEFNQKMRSGYGTVYKTLEPDNIRFHSTYLYLYLWDNLCMMFLGMALFKLGFFSNKLTTRTYWLTLLGGYGIGFPLSALGMFLMQQRLLDPVHYTQQWASPAIGYDLQRGLAGIGHASLLILIYRSGLVPWLMKALANVGQMAFSNYILQTICCTLFFNGYGLGYFGKLEYHQLYYVVAVVWVINLLFSAIWLQFYRFGPLEWGWRSLTYWQKQPIRK
- a CDS encoding lipocalin-like domain-containing protein gives rise to the protein MYRSLFFTTLIALFSAAFRPAFDTITGTWKRTAMTLVESSGKSTDMNKMMETNMPCTKEMTYTFGNDGTMKTNVPDACGALKKTIESMNASGKWTMSGRKVVVTTTMKDIPPSTYDVAISGNTMTWTFNYADNPKMPNPTKAQRMTIVYQRI